Proteins from a genomic interval of Stenotrophomonas sp. WZN-1:
- a CDS encoding DUF3574 domain-containing protein, with amino-acid sequence MKHLGLVFAVLLATSGCASLSSQAPSAYATATTAELKGDAARPSAGHGWVRSELYFGVGEEQGAGNRPQADTISEAQWRTFLDKEVTPRFPDGLTVFDAYGQWLFRGDAAPNRLRTKVLVVLHEDTPQRRADIEAIRLAWKQQTKHQSVLWSRQAVDVSF; translated from the coding sequence ATGAAACACCTTGGCCTCGTCTTCGCCGTGCTGCTGGCCACCAGCGGCTGCGCCAGCCTCTCTTCGCAGGCGCCCAGTGCCTATGCCACAGCCACCACCGCCGAACTGAAGGGTGATGCCGCACGCCCGTCCGCCGGCCACGGCTGGGTGCGCAGTGAGCTGTACTTCGGCGTGGGCGAGGAGCAGGGCGCCGGCAACCGCCCGCAGGCCGACACCATCAGCGAGGCGCAGTGGCGCACCTTCCTGGACAAGGAAGTGACCCCGCGCTTCCCGGATGGCCTGACCGTGTTCGATGCCTACGGCCAGTGGCTGTTCCGCGGCGATGCCGCGCCCAACCGCCTGCGCACCAAGGTGCTGGTGGTGCTGCACGAGGACACCCCCCAGCGCCGCGCCGACATCGAAGCGATCCGCCTGGCTTGGAAGCAGCAGACCAAGCATCAGTCGGTGCTGTGGTCGCGGCAGGCGGTTGACGTATCGTTCTGA